CTCATTTATATCGAATTACGATAGAGGTCAATGTGATTAGCATTTTTATATACGTATTTTCGATTTGCGAATAATACGAAGTTACAATTTAGGCACCACGTTTAGGAACACAtgatcaaccttcaaaatttcatatttgCTAGACCAAGAATGATTTTTTAACACTCCTTCTGCATCGATTGAGAGTTTTCTCATAGCACGACAAAGTGAAAGTTGCGGGATATTGAATGTTTTATATTACAATGGCAAAAACCTGAAGGGAACCAGGAAAAAGGGTCACGTTAAGCGATACAGTATCTGTGCAAATATAAAAGCGATTGTACGAAATGAAATTTAGACCGGATCATGTAATTACGTCATACCTCCACCTACGAGGGTTTTCCAATAAATCAACTCCTCATAAGTATGTTCGATTGAAAGTATATGAGCAAATATCgatcataacataacataacaatcTATTTCAACACGAGTACATAGTTATTGATGAACTCGACTGAAACAGTAGAAATCTGACTCAAaccattttcctttttttctccAGTTTGCATAAAATACTACTATTAGCCaatttaatttcgaaaaaatgagatATATGTGATCAACTTTGAACTACGAAGATAATTATTCAGAACCTAAACACTACTTCAAGGTCTCTGTAAAGACCACGTAAATTCGAAGATAATCATTGCTTAGAGAGCATCCCACTACCGAAGAAAATAATTAGTAAAATGATGAGTACTTACATGCTAAGATACTGCTGATGCTGATTGTTATAATTCTGAAATTCATCACAACTTTCACCACCAGAACTACTGTCTGTTGCTTCAGAATCAATTTCTGACTGCACAATCCGTAACTGAGATTTGAGTGTACCCGAAACTTTTTGCAGTTCCTGTTTATGTTCAGGTGTCCATGGGGGAATCGCAACCAGACCAGATACACTTGTCCGAAACGTTGCCGGTTCAATGGATCCCGAGCCAAAATACTTGGGAACTTGTTTCTGTCTTGCTGCTGAGTTAGCTTGAATAACTGAAGATGCTTCCAATTTCCTCACTAAAACCTTCGCAGAACTTTGAGACATCGGCTTGATCACCTTTTCCAACGGCGTTTCTGATAATGGCAAAGGGAGAGAAGCATTTGGCGTTGATGAAATATCTAATGAATTGATGTTTTCCTGTACAGTAGTATCTTTCAACCTTTTCAACGAACGTTGAACATGTTCGAAGACACCAGCTATTTCTCCACTCACATGCTGTCCCATTATTCGAGATTGAACCTTTAAAACACGTCTCTTCAAGAAGTCTAGTCTTCTTTGaacttcaatttgttttttctgaGCTTCCGCTATCAACTCCTTTGTCTGCAATTCTTTAATGCTTTCTGATGTTTCACAATCTTGTTGATCTTCTATAGACATATTCATCATATCAACATCATTCAGAAGTTGTTTTTCAAAGGACAATAAGCTAGAAGCCAAATCACGAGCCAAGTCTCCGGCAGAAATGGGAAAGTCTTCATCGTTCAAACTAGTTGCCACAGAGCCTAATCTATCACTTCCACCTTCCATTGATGTTATAACTTGCATTATATCGTCGACATTTGTTGGTATTTCACCCCCGGAACAGTCATTTGGAGGTAACTCTGAACTCAGGTTATGCAGAAACTGCTCAACgtcatttgaaacattttttgttttatgcAACATTGTAACAGTCTCTAAATCCATATTTTGAATGCCCATTTTGTCTTCTTGGTCGCCCATAGATGGTGAGCTATTATTCattatattcaatgtaagtttTGTACAATTTTCCGAGGCTTCTTCTAAAATTTCCGAATTTCTTCGACTTAGAGCTTTTTTTGGTTCAAAGTTATCATATATCTTACACCCATTCTCTATACCATTAAACTTGATACTCTTATCATCCTCGTCAAAATACTTGCTATGCTTGTCCAAGCAGAAAGTATTCTTCTCCTCTAAGTTGTTTATTGGGGTTGCCAACTGAAAATGATTTTTGGGGGCCAGCTTAAAATTTTGCGATTCTGTTGTCTCGGTTAAGGCTGGGGCCATGACCACCTCGGAACGCCTCACCGAGGCTGTACGCAATCCCATTCATCCAGTGTTTATGAAAAACTCTTTCATGTCACAAACAAATGTATGTTATTAAAAAAAGCAGAGTAACTTGATCACTATCCTATTAATATGTTCATGAAACGCGTTTATTAACAGCTGTGGTAAGTTGGCCACTATTCACGAATTTCTCGTTATGATTCCCGGTTTTTTTCCTTTTAAAAATGTACAGTTTGCAATTAGTTCCTCACAAGTCGATGTAATTTGGAATGTGTTTATCCTTTTCCATTCAACGAATATAAACAAAACGTCCTTTCGAAATAAATATGATACACTTATTTCACACGTGATTAAAGGAGTGTAATTCCATTTCTTATAGACGTAGTTTATACCCAGTTCATCCGAGCAAACTTAGCGGAAACGCACCTCACAACATTACACCACTCATTTCTTCCTTCTAGTCATGCACTGACCGGCAATTTATTGATCAGCAAGTCACGCATAATCAACAGTTCACACTTTCATCACTTTTATATATCAATTTTGCCAACGAACCAATTTTTCACGTAATTTTTTCAACAACAATGGCGCCCGACGAGGCAAACAGCCAAACAACGCACTTCCATTTGTCTAGTAACGAACCAGTAAAAGGAACGAACGACGACCGCGGCGCCAAACAGAGCAAACGTTAACACAGAGCAGCCAAGGCCTATTTACTACATCGCCCAATTCAAACTCTGCAAACTTGAAATTGCTAATTAATAACTGAGTTGATGAAACAGTAATCGCAATCGACAATTTCCAAttgatttttgaaagaaatgttTTTCAAAAAGCTTCGCGCTAAAACGGAAACAATTTAGTTTTGGTTGCTCAGGAAACGCAGCCATAGAAAGCGCGGTAAATTTGAATGTTTTTCCGTAGAATGGATTATTGATGAGTTACAGTCTGTAAAACTCAACCGATATGTTTTTGGTGATACAAATTGATGGTGAATTGATTGGCATATTCCACTTTACCTTTTTTAACACTAATACATAACTGTATTACAAAATATTCGTTCGAAAAAgataagaatttttttggaattcaATTTGTGGCTTAGCCATTGATTGATTCAATCATATTCACTTTCGCAATAGGAGTTAGCTGAGGAATCATTCCAAATTACAAATAACTTATAAATGTACAGAAACGTAGTAGAGTACGAAAACTTGCCAAAGTTAGTATTTGAAGAAAAGTGTCACATATAGTGTCTCTATATGAGCAGAGACTCACCTTAGTAATTGTGGTTGAGTAAGGATCAATATTCCAAGATAATACACTTCTTACAttcagaaattaatataaatatattttgaaataaattcttAAATTGTCAACACAAGTCAACAGATTCACAACTGACAGCAAAGGGCAGAATGTCTAAAACACAGAAGTGAAAAATTTTGTaactattttttattgataataatttaGCAAATGTTGCTGATAGCTcaacaattttattttaatcGTGATAAATAACAACATTCGTTGTTTTCCTATTAATCCAACGCTGAAATGTAAAATATAAAGATATGATTtcttattgattttcgattcaATGTCGTTCATCTAATGGGAAATATATTTGTAGTAataaagttttcatttcaagtgttcgatttttcattttcttgagGAAATTTCGAAAAGTAACAATTTTCATAGTTGTGGAATTAGTTCCATAAATTTTCTGAAGTAGGTCTTACAACTAATGATTTTTAGCgggaaaaatattcatattcattcaaAAGCAAAAACTTATGGAATAgattaatttcaaataattatcAAAAATGTGTGATCAATTTTTGATTTCACATCACAAAAATGAAATCTatgatattctgaaaaatgTCAACGATAATCATCATTTCTCAATAAATATAAAGTAATCCTACTCTAGCCTAGTTATTTTCCACAAATAATAATCATTTAATTTCCAGTTTCATAGTCTTGTTTGATAATGATCCTAGCCTAGGAAATAGAGTTCTAAAAGAAGCTGACACCACTTTAGAAGAATTGAATAAAGGGGCTCAGCATGCTCAAAGCATCTTGATTTCGGAGTTAGCAAACAATGGAATAAGTGCATCCACTAAAAATAATGTTCATTGTCGCGTCTACGGCTTACCTATTTGTCCTGAACTTCACAGAAACTTATTCCCTAAAAACTGCGATGCAAATAAATTTTTACAAATTTCAGGTATACTATTCTTCAATAGTTCCCAAGTACGACATGACTTGCCTACCTGATGCATGccattattgattttttcaggAACTGTGGTCCGTATTTCAGCTTCAAAATTATTAGAATTCAAAAGGGAATATGTCTGCACTAAATGCAAATATAAATCAATGTGCTATGCTGAAtacgataaaaaaaatattatattcccTCCTAAACAATGTACGAATCCAGAAGGAGACTGTAATAGTACAAATTTGATCAGTAAAGATGAACTGCAGTCTCAGTTTTGCAAGGATTATCAAGAAATCAAGATACAAGAACAAGTATCACAGCTTGGATTTGGTACAATGCCAAGTTCTATGTGGGTTACCCTTGAGAACGACTTGGTGGATTCGTGTAAACCTGGAGATAATATCACAATATGGTGAATCCCAATGTATAAtataaaattagaaaaatatgtgcttattttgtttttccaaaaattcacTGAATAAAAAAGGTATTTCTgaggaaataatttcaattgacTTTCAGTGGTATCGTTAAAAGAAGATGGTCCCCTTTTTTAGTAGGAAGAAAGATTGATATTGAGCTCGCAATCAAAGCAaatcatattcaaattaataatacATGTGGCCTACCAAATTTAGTAACACCAGAAATCAAGGAATTGTTTAGCCAGTTTTGGgaaacatacaaaaatattcCTGTGATTGGAAGGGATATAATCCTGAAGTCATTTTGTCCCCAGGTAAGCACCAATGCTAATCCTTTTCAAAATGGAATGTATTCACTAGTAAATTCCATTACTTCTCAATAACATCTTCATTCTGGAAAGTATTACTgaattgaaatatcaatttccGAGAGCTACTATATGTGAGCTATCTTACTTAAATTCTCAGGAACTGGCTGGAAGATTTTGATAATTCTTTCAGCTCTGTAATGAGGGTATATTGAAGAGTGTTTTAAATGCATATTCTGTTGAAACAGAACTTTATGGGGCCCACCAACTCAAATACCGATTATAACAAAAACTGTCTGAAATGCATTTCTACTTTAAAACACTAAAAAAgcagtttttttgaaaatttgcataATAATCACTACCGAGGAACCCTCATCTACATTCTACATGACCATGTTACAGATATTTGGTCTCCACATTGTAAAATTAGCCATCGCTGTAGTGTTAGCTGGTGGCAGTCCTGCTAATCAAGATTCTTCGACTGGTGTTAGAACAAGATCAGAACCTCATTTGTTATTGGTAGGTGACCCCGGTACAGGCAAATCCCAGCTTCTTAGATTCGCCTCAAAAGTTGTTCCTAGGTCAGTTTTAACCACTGGAGTGGTCTCGACAGCTGCCGGCTTGACTGTTACTGCAATGATGGTGAATACGATTTTGAAGTGGAGTTACTTGATAATTTCCTATTTATTTTAGGAGGATGGAGAGTGGCAGTTGGAAGGTGGAGCTCTGGTTTTAGCCGATGGTGGTATATGTTGTATAGACGAATTTAATTCGATGAAAGAGCATGACAGGACGAGCATTCACGAAGCTATGGAACAACAGACTATAAGTGTGGCTAAGGTTATTTAAAACACTTTGTGGTTCATCTCCAAGCTTTCAGTCCATAATCCTCATTTTCGTATGTTCTCTTTTAGGCTAGTATAGTGTGCAAACTCAGCACGAGATGTTCTATTTTGGCAGCGACGAATCCAAAAGGAAATATAGACCCTTTGCAACCTTTATGCATGAATTTGGCCCTAGCAACTCCACTACTCAGCCGTTTCGATTTGATATTATTGATTAGGGATACCGTTCAAGAGGAATGGGATTCTCTAGTGGCCGATTACATTCTGAAAGATCCCAAAGAAAACACTTCCAAATTCACGAAAAGTGAAGAGTGGAGTTTGGAAATGCTACAGGTTCACTTTCCAACTGAGAAGAATCCAAATGTTTGACTGAAATCTTTTCAGGCTTACTTCACGATCATCAAAAAGATCCATCCGCCACTGACGGAAGAAGCCAACAGAATATTGGCCAGTTATTACCAACTCCAAAGGAGACAAAGCAGTCGGAACAAATCCAGAACCACGGTGAGACTGTTGGACAGTCTGATCAGACTGTCGCAGGGACATGCTCGGTTGTTGTTTCACGAGACAGTTGAGGTTGTCGATGCCTTAACGGCTGTGGTTTTGGTCGAGATAGGAATGGGTTATCAGGAAGATTccgttttgaatttgaacataaACGTTCACAGCAGTTTCCCGGACGATTCGGTTGAGAATTACGTGGAATTATTGAGAAACGTACTCGATAAGTTGAATTTAAGCGATATTCTCGATCAAGAGATGGGTTTAATACAGTCCCGAATCAATTTGTTAGGTTTCGGGAGTAACGTTAGGGCCGAATCAAAGTATTTTCATGATAGGCAGAACAAAGATAATGTAGAAATTGGCAAAACAAATATTCGGGAAGATGAAAATGTACACAACGCTGATAGTGAACCACAAGTAAATCCTGAAATGGAAAGAAGTatatttcaagatgaaaatggAATAGATGATTTAGATTTGAATATTTGATGTTACTAAATAATTTAATAAATTTGGAATACCTTCATGCAAGTTTTTTTATCCTGCAGAGTCCTGGTCACTAAACAGTACTACCAAACTAAATATAACATAAAATGCTTGGGTTATAACATATCCACACTTGAATTCTGTTTGGAACATGGGGTTGGATGAAATAATGAAACACAACTTATACAGGTTAATTTTATTCGCTTTAGTTATATAAATTATTGGGCTCCTCCATCTCCTGTCGGTAATGATTTTATGATATCGGAATCTCCTGCATCTGTGATAGACAGCGTGCAAACTCTAAAGTATTTTCCGCAAGCTGTGCCTAATTCAATGTTGTTTCCAGTGTAGTGATGGACACCTGTCTTGGCTAACATTGCGTAGTATTCAATTTCTCCTTTCCTTAGGGGTGGTGTATTGTTACTGATTATGACAAGCTTCGCCTTACCTTGTCGTAGGGTCTTCAAAGTCTGTTTGTATCCAAGACAGTACTTTCCAGATTTCATAACCAGTGCTAACCTGCTGTTTATACTTTCAATTGCCTTTTTCTGCTTTTTGCTACCTGCCATTTTGTACTATTTTCAGAAAAGTTTCTGATATATGGAATTAATCACGTTTACTAGAACAACGTGGTTACGCTCAGAAGAAAACCAGAAAAGAACAGGTTTTAAGATAACCTCAAAGCTcaaaacgtcaaaaatttttgGTCTACGACATAGAGTCTATGGACTAGCTAGGGTTTTCTATGATCTTAAGTCTATGATGAAAACATTGAAAACAGAGACGAactccacagattacagagtagaactcTGATGAAAACGAAATGAGTTACTTGATTTTTGCAATattaatttttggaatttttgactCTACTTTGGGAAATTTAGAGGCCGTAAAAGACGATGAGCTGGTTGAGCTCATaaggaatgaaaaatatctgatCGTTCTGTTCAGTGAGTCGAAATATGAAATCTAAATCCAGATGTTTTTTCGTTATCATTATGAatgtgaaatatttcagctcaaAAGAACTGTGAAGAATGTAGCAATTTGGAAAATGAGCTCATTGGCCTCAGGGAAGTCTTGGTGGAAGAGATTGATGCCTGGGTGGTTAAAGTAGAGAACAGTCAGATGACTCGATTGTATTCTCCTGGATCTGTAGAACCAGTTTTGGTGTTTTTTAGACATGGCATTCCTCTTCTCTACCATGGTATTAGAATATATATTCGTTTATAAAAACATACCAAATTATGTGAAAAATTTTAGGGGAACcaaatgaagaagaaattctTCAAATGTTCACAGCAAATAAGGAACCAGTTTCAAAAGAGCTAACAGATGAAACTTTTGAACACCTCACACAAGCTGGTACTGGAGCTACTACAGGGGACTGGTTTGTGATGTTGTAGGTATTGCATCAGTCACCTTCCAAGCATTTTGTTGAAAATGCTCAAATTTCAGCTATACTTCAGACTGTATTGAGTGTCAAAGATTACAAGCTATATGGGAGGCTGTGGGGGCAAAAATAAAATCTCGCACTAATATCGCTAGAGTGAATAGAGCAACTACAGGAGCTGCTACGGCTAGAAGATTCAACATTTACGAAGTGCCTGCATTTGTATTTTTCCGTCTTGGTAAGATGTATCGATATAATTTTGGGGAGCTGGATGTTGACTCTCTAGTGACATTTGCACAAAATTCCTATAGACACATGAAACATGAGTCGGTGCCTACACCAAAAACTCCATTGTAAGTTTATTTCTATGTTGTGAAGGGAGATGgacttattttcaattttctagcGACGATTTGATTGCTCTGATAATAGTTTACCTGAAGGATTATCCATGGTTATGGCAAGCAGGACTTGGAATATTTTGCATCATCGTTTTAGAAATTTTAAGAAGAATTGTGATGAGTAGGAGGTGATATTTGTTGgaataattcaatatattttttttatgttttcttaCCCTTCCATTCTTGATCctggcaaaaataaaaataaattatgcaGAATGTATGTTAAAACCATACTCTAAATTACATTACAAGCAAAGAGGAATTAATCTTTGTACTAAGTCTATGGTTGAAACGAAACTCTGTGCGTCTAAGAACCACagattaataaaaaaaagtttatgatCGAGTTCTGGGCAACAAAATTTTTGAAGCAAAtcatcaaaatatcattcaataGTGAGTATTTTCGCACCTAAACTAAACTAGTATAAACCGACACTGTTCTAATTGAATCGTGAAAAGCGCGATATGTCACGTTCATTACAGAGAATAAAAAGAACGTCATTAAAATTCCAAGTAATTCTTGATCTCGGAAAAGCTTATCTAAACACCAGACAATAGGAAATTAGGAAAGGGGGATTCACAGCAGAACAGGTAGAATTTATAGGTACTCATAAATGTATAAATATCATTTCTTGTcgaaatacacaaaacaatgaaaagaaatattttgaaaaagtaaCATGAGATATATTTCGGGGTTATTTGTTTTCCTGTTGGCTTTGGCCGCAATCGAAGCTGATCAAATTGTTGAATTGCGCGATCAAGGTAAGTATAAAACGACGATTTAGATGTATCAGCAGAAGCAACTAgtgtctcttatttatatcagACTTAGATCCCCATTATGCATTCTTTTTAGATGTTCAACATTATAGAGTGAGAAGATTCACCTGTGATGTTTTAAGCGCTCAATTCATGGGATTTAAAATTAATCATGCTGCCTGTGGACTTCATTGTTTGGGTTTACTCAAGAGAGGAGGATACTGCAACAGTAGAGCGATTTGTGTTTGcagaaattttttgttttgagttataccATAGTATATACATTAAACATATTGTGGTTATACGTATTCCTGTTAAGGTTCAATGTTTAATAAAACAGGGTGCTATATATCAAGAGTATTATAAACTTGACGTAGCGTTTTTCACCACTTAATGAAGTTCAAACAGAAAACGTCTTGTTTTTCCCCGGGTATAAGTTTATTCCATTGAAACTCTATTTTTGTGCGAAGGAGGTGGACTTATAGCACCTAAATCTAAGaaaaaggttcaataaaaaagAACCGAACTTCGAAAAACGCGAAGTAAGAAGGTTCCACTCAGCTCCGCTAGGGTCGCATAAGAAATCCAGATCATAGTCACAGACTTctactctgttatctgtggtCACAGATTAAAATCTTCTGAATCTGTGCAGCACAGGACACTGTGCACTTACGTCAGACCTTTGGTCAGACAGAGATCTTTCTCTATGGTGTGAGACGTCAGtagtcaaaatattttcaaagttcaatgTCAACAAAGTTGTTTTACTACAATACAAATCTATAAGTTCGAATCTGGTAATAAATTTTCTGACTATCGCATATGATGTGATCGCAGTACAATAAG
The window above is part of the Coccinella septempunctata chromosome 8, icCocSept1.1, whole genome shotgun sequence genome. Proteins encoded here:
- the LOC123319250 gene encoding DNA helicase MCM9-like, with product MCDQFLISHHKNEIYDILKNVNDNHHFSININFIVLFDNDPSLGNRVLKEADTTLEELNKGAQHAQSILISELANNGISASTKNNVHCRVYGLPICPELHRNLFPKNCDANKFLQISGTVVRISASKLLEFKREYVCTKCKYKSMCYAEYDKKNIIFPPKQCTNPEGDCNSTNLISKDELQSQFCKDYQEIKIQEQVSQLGFGTMPSSMWVTLENDLVDSCKPGDNITICGIVKRRWSPFLVGRKIDIELAIKANHIQINNTCGLPNLVTPEIKELFSQFWETYKNIPVIGRDIILKSFCPQIFGLHIVKLAIAVVLAGGSPANQDSSTGVRTRSEPHLLLVGDPGTGKSQLLRFASKVVPRSVLTTGVVSTAAGLTVTAMMEDGEWQLEGGALVLADGGICCIDEFNSMKEHDRTSIHEAMEQQTISVAKASIVCKLSTRCSILAATNPKGNIDPLQPLCMNLALATPLLSRFDLILLIRDTVQEEWDSLVADYILKDPKENTSKFTKSEEWSLEMLQAYFTIIKKIHPPLTEEANRILASYYQLQRRQSSRNKSRTTVRLLDSLIRLSQGHARLLFHETVEVVDALTAVVLVEIGMGYQEDSVLNLNINVHSSFPDDSVENYVELLRNVLDKLNLSDILDQEMGLIQSRINLLGFGSNVRAESKYFHDRQNKDNVEIGKTNIREDENVHNADSEPQVNPEMERSIFQDENGIDDLDLNI
- the LOC123319252 gene encoding 60S ribosomal protein L30-like: MAGSKKQKKAIESINSRLALVMKSGKYCLGYKQTLKTLRQGKAKLVIISNNTPPLRKGEIEYYAMLAKTGVHHYTGNNIELGTACGKYFRVCTLSITDAGDSDIIKSLPTGDGGAQ
- the LOC123319251 gene encoding thioredoxin domain-containing protein; translation: MSYLIFAILIFGIFDSTLGNLEAVKDDELVELIRNEKYLIVLFTQKNCEECSNLENELIGLREVLVEEIDAWVVKVENSQMTRLYSPGSVEPVLVFFRHGIPLLYHGEPNEEEILQMFTANKEPVSKELTDETFEHLTQAGTGATTGDWFVMFYTSDCIECQRLQAIWEAVGAKIKSRTNIARVNRATTGAATARRFNIYEVPAFVFFRLGKMYRYNFGELDVDSLVTFAQNSYRHMKHESVPTPKTPFDDLIALIIVYLKDYPWLWQAGLGIFCIIVLEILRRIVMSRR
- the LOC123319253 gene encoding defensin, isoforms B and C-like: MRYISGLFVFLLALAAIEADQIVELRDQDVQHYRVRRFTCDVLSAQFMGFKINHAACGLHCLGLLKRGGYCNSRAICVCRNFLF